One part of the Segnochrobactrum spirostomi genome encodes these proteins:
- a CDS encoding type I polyketide synthase — translation MSSDSDRRTDLSHRLARLRPEQIADLLLGLESRLDGARQEAARAAEPIAIVGMSARFASAASVEDFAALLFSGTGAVRPAPGDRPERDGLCPAGYVDGIDRFDAGFFGLRSDEADAMDPQHRLALMLAWHALEDAGYADAARRPRETGIFLGLGTNDYETRFHVGEALPPSAILGNARSIAAGRISHWLDVTGPALAIDTACSSSLVAVHLACRSLRAGECDLTLAGGLNLILDPDLTEGLAAAGMLSPSHACHTFDAAADGYVRGEGGGLVVLKRLSDARRDGDRIRAVVRGSAINHDGHASALTAPNRSAQIAVVTAALADARLAPSDVQVVECHGTGTPLGDPIEVQALAESYGPGRTAPLLLGAVKTNIGHLEAAAGIAGLIKNVLALEAGRLPATVRHGKPNPRIAWDRLPVKVVDREMPWPAAAVRRAAVSSFGFSGTNAHVVLEAAPEVQAEAVSARPLPFILPLAAPDREGLKRLAGAVAAALGAEGGPSLDAVAAALTIGRGRFRERAAIVAADRATAIVALTAIAEGGEPALGATGTAPAEPGKIAFLFSGQGSQWAGMAADLYQRDAAFRAIVDRGAAHLGDTLAAPLTDLLFDPEGQERQTETANAQPALFVLEYALAERLSAWGVRPDIVAGHSLGEWVAACVAGVLAFEDALDLVVARGRLMGAQPHDGAMLAVFAPAEAVERHIAAHAPAVGIAAFNAPDEIVVSGSTDAVAALSADLEAAGIGHQRLRTSHAFHSHLMEPALAPFEAAVREVPLAAPRLPLVSNVTGTTDAPFTDPAYWARQIRAPVRFTEGMAAIAAQGAAVVVEVGPAATLLALAQRTPAFAAETTRFVPLMRRNRAAAETLALALCRLYCAGLDIIWPGLPANARRASLPGYPFADEIRWIARPARAAALTPQALAPQAAAAALTTAITRTTSAAPAKPLDPEEVRAAVLTSLGRTLQLDAAALGSDLGFFSLGVDSLALTEAVATLEKRWKIAIPRIEVFETLTTPHLLTERIVAAVVARPAETSAEPAAPAIRGAVPPAPSQQPVAAPAAPAVAAPPTDARAQAFISDFAARYVARSPASRAQRATYGRVLADSRAVAGFRTDTKAMLYPIIGVKGVGSHIVDADGNDYVDLTMGFGVQLFGHNPSFTVAAMQRQIAEQGLFLGPQAQKAGDAAARISRVTGNERVVFCNSGTEAVMTALRLARHKTGRTLVAMFAGSYHGHFDGTLARSAADGASAPLASGTPNGMLSDVLVLDYADPEGSRAILAEVADRLAAVIVEPVQSRRPSLQPREFLQWLRGFTEATGVALIFDEVLLGFRVALGGAQAWAGVQADIVTYGKIVGGGLPIGVVAGKRDYLDGIDGGTWSFDGDGGPTAERTFFAGTFNKNPLTMALSVAVLEHLEAEGPALQTRLNARTGELCRRLNAMLEDEGSALRVEHFASLFRFSGASDLFYNQLIANGVYVWEGRTCFLSTAHTAEDLDRVVDAVRASARALGAVGLIPAAARPPAKIAVPPAPGQKALWVLSAFSVESAAAYNQTLVITFDRTPDVAALNAALGDLVARHDSLRTAFSESGEETFVHRRAAITLETAGAADEEAAARRLAADAARPFDLTAAPLLRATLVTFPDGRAALDLVQPHIITDGWSMQVTANDLARLYTARVRGAIPDLPPAPRYADFAAFANTAATDPAAEAHWRATFETAPAPLALPTDRPRPPLQTFAGARLEARLPAALAARLSERARSLGCSLFTLCLGAYGRLLADLTGQDDLAIAIFAAGQPMIGEPGLTGYCISTVPVRLALPQGADGIAAARAAMTRAMAYPAYPLSSIVKAAQVRRDPARPPLASVSFNLDKVEALAPFADIATRVRANEHGSVRWDLNWNLLADTDGLLIEATYNRDLFDAARVEGWIARYEAILRGLLGDTETVAPPSSVAEPVASLADHVARWAVERPDAAALIDRVGTLTWRDLAAESGNLAARLAAMGVQAGDRVALCLERGAGPVVGMIAASHLGAAFVPLDPDHPATHRAGIVADSGAKALVIDETVSGPHPDVPVIVWSRGGQAAEPPPRAAVQKDDLAYILFTSGSTGRPKGVMVPCGAVETYARAMLDRLAVPAPAAFGIVTSFAADLGYTSVVGALVSGGTLHAIDAATARDPDALIAWTRRTPIDVLKIVPSHLSALLTAPDATALLPRRALVSGGDVLTFDLVDRLHALSPTLRVFNHYGPTETTIGCTMVEVTDTVPRGEAGRVPVGYPLGDAVVEIVDEAGAVLPPGETAEIRVRGSGVALGYVGRDPREPSGFRTLASGERCYLTGDLGSRDAGGLVTFLGRNDDMVKIRGYRVDPNGVAVAIRGCPGVADAAVVVDRTAPGGARLVAAVVGTNLDTASLGARLVDLLPEAHRPAVLGLVDALPLNANGKVDRQAILARLAPPETPREPSATPDAEVMGEPLATVLRLWREVLGRDAIGPNEDFFALGGDSIMAIQLAGKARAAGWLISPTQIFAHATAARLALVAKPVEAAAKADRGPVAGPVPPTPIQRWFHGIAMPDRRHWALTAIFELPDAVSEGTLAEALATAIARHDSLRTAIAGPAGAEYQDVVATAPSLMLERVASEGIAHLASAENELANRLIGHLDLASGALVAAGIAAAPGVRHLVIAAHHWAFDIVSWGILADDIAAAIATPPRPVAPPPTAWSWWCATMDGEAERFDGELDYWRGIEARHVVPIPLDKPTARDLEGAADLVESHHERTRAEPVLGGLSRRYGLQTHESVLALVARAVCRWAGGPVLLDLESHGREPLDPTIDLSRTIGWFTARYPLATPDLALDDVEGWLKALKEDVRAVPHHGLGYGLLRYARGAPLSARPTVSFNFLGEIGRFGQSGLKLVRLGAGRERDPKAERPHRLAFNAWQEGGALAIRCEFGAGHAADSIDALMAGLRKELDLLGEAAEGGGSVYTPSDFTGIAMSEDELAALVADLDS, via the coding sequence GTGAGTTCGGATTCGGATCGGCGTACCGACCTGTCGCACCGGCTGGCGCGGCTTCGCCCCGAACAGATCGCCGATCTTCTCCTCGGCCTCGAGTCCCGCCTCGACGGGGCACGGCAGGAGGCGGCGCGGGCGGCCGAGCCGATCGCGATCGTGGGCATGAGCGCGCGGTTCGCGAGCGCCGCCTCGGTCGAGGACTTCGCCGCCCTCCTGTTCTCCGGCACCGGCGCGGTGCGCCCGGCACCGGGCGACCGCCCCGAGCGCGACGGCCTCTGCCCCGCCGGCTATGTCGACGGCATCGACCGCTTCGACGCCGGCTTCTTCGGCCTCCGGTCCGACGAAGCGGACGCGATGGACCCGCAGCACCGCCTCGCCCTCATGCTCGCCTGGCACGCGCTGGAGGATGCCGGCTACGCCGACGCCGCCCGCCGTCCGCGCGAGACGGGCATCTTCCTCGGGCTCGGCACCAACGATTACGAAACCCGGTTCCACGTCGGCGAGGCGCTGCCGCCGTCGGCGATCCTCGGCAACGCCCGCTCCATAGCCGCCGGCCGCATTTCACACTGGCTCGACGTGACAGGGCCGGCGCTCGCGATCGACACGGCCTGCTCCTCGTCGCTCGTCGCCGTCCACCTCGCCTGCCGCTCGCTGCGGGCGGGCGAATGCGACCTCACGCTCGCCGGCGGCCTCAACCTCATCCTCGACCCGGACCTGACCGAAGGCCTCGCCGCGGCGGGCATGCTGAGCCCGAGCCATGCCTGCCACACCTTCGACGCGGCGGCCGACGGCTATGTGCGCGGCGAGGGTGGCGGCCTCGTCGTCCTGAAGCGGCTTTCCGACGCCCGTCGCGACGGCGACCGCATCCGCGCCGTCGTCCGCGGCAGCGCCATCAATCACGACGGCCACGCGAGCGCGCTCACCGCGCCGAACCGGTCCGCCCAGATCGCCGTGGTGACCGCCGCGCTCGCCGATGCCCGGCTGGCGCCGTCCGACGTCCAGGTCGTCGAATGTCACGGCACCGGCACGCCGCTGGGCGATCCGATCGAGGTGCAGGCGCTCGCCGAAAGCTACGGCCCCGGCCGCACCGCCCCCCTGCTGCTCGGCGCGGTGAAGACCAATATCGGTCATCTCGAAGCCGCTGCCGGCATCGCCGGCCTCATCAAGAACGTGCTCGCCCTCGAAGCAGGGCGGCTCCCGGCCACCGTGCGGCACGGCAAGCCCAATCCGCGCATCGCCTGGGACCGGCTGCCGGTGAAGGTGGTCGATCGGGAAATGCCCTGGCCGGCGGCAGCGGTTCGCCGCGCCGCCGTGTCGAGCTTCGGCTTTAGCGGCACCAACGCCCATGTCGTCCTCGAGGCCGCGCCCGAGGTGCAAGCGGAGGCCGTCTCCGCACGGCCCCTGCCCTTCATCCTGCCGCTCGCGGCGCCGGACCGGGAGGGCCTGAAGCGCCTCGCCGGAGCCGTCGCGGCGGCGCTCGGCGCGGAAGGTGGCCCGAGCCTCGACGCCGTCGCGGCGGCGCTCACGATCGGCCGCGGTCGCTTCCGCGAACGGGCCGCGATCGTCGCGGCCGACCGTGCGACGGCGATCGTCGCGCTCACCGCCATCGCCGAAGGCGGCGAACCGGCGCTGGGCGCGACCGGCACCGCGCCGGCGGAGCCCGGGAAGATCGCCTTCCTGTTCTCCGGCCAGGGTAGCCAATGGGCCGGCATGGCGGCCGACCTCTACCAGCGCGACGCCGCCTTTCGCGCGATCGTCGATCGCGGCGCCGCCCATCTCGGCGACACCCTCGCCGCGCCGCTCACCGACCTTCTGTTCGACCCGGAGGGCCAGGAGCGGCAGACCGAGACGGCGAACGCCCAGCCGGCGCTCTTCGTTCTCGAATATGCCCTCGCCGAGCGGCTGAGCGCCTGGGGCGTTCGTCCCGATATCGTCGCCGGGCACAGCCTCGGCGAGTGGGTCGCGGCCTGTGTCGCCGGCGTCCTCGCGTTCGAAGACGCGCTCGACCTCGTGGTCGCCCGCGGGCGGCTGATGGGCGCGCAGCCGCACGACGGCGCGATGCTCGCAGTGTTCGCCCCGGCGGAGGCCGTTGAGCGCCACATCGCGGCGCACGCTCCCGCCGTCGGCATCGCCGCCTTCAACGCCCCGGACGAGATCGTCGTCTCGGGCTCCACGGACGCGGTCGCCGCGCTCTCCGCCGATCTCGAAGCGGCCGGCATCGGCCACCAGCGCCTGCGCACCAGCCACGCCTTCCATTCGCACCTGATGGAGCCGGCGCTTGCCCCGTTCGAGGCCGCCGTGCGGGAGGTCCCGCTCGCCGCGCCGCGGCTCCCGCTCGTCTCCAACGTGACGGGGACGACGGACGCGCCGTTCACCGACCCGGCTTATTGGGCGCGCCAGATCCGCGCGCCGGTCCGCTTCACCGAGGGGATGGCCGCCATCGCCGCGCAGGGCGCAGCCGTTGTGGTCGAGGTCGGCCCCGCCGCAACGCTTCTCGCGCTCGCCCAGCGCACCCCGGCATTCGCCGCGGAGACGACCCGGTTCGTGCCGCTGATGCGGCGTAACCGGGCGGCGGCGGAGACGCTTGCGCTCGCCCTCTGCCGGCTTTATTGCGCCGGCCTCGACATCATCTGGCCCGGCCTCCCGGCGAACGCACGCCGTGCCTCCTTGCCGGGCTATCCCTTCGCCGACGAGATCCGCTGGATCGCCCGGCCGGCGCGGGCCGCTGCCCTCACCCCGCAGGCGCTCGCCCCGCAGGCCGCCGCGGCCGCTCTAACCACCGCGATCACGCGGACCACCTCCGCGGCGCCGGCAAAGCCGCTCGATCCGGAGGAGGTGCGCGCCGCGGTGCTCACGAGCCTCGGCCGCACGCTGCAACTCGATGCCGCCGCCCTCGGCTCCGACCTCGGCTTCTTCAGCCTCGGCGTCGATTCCCTGGCCCTCACCGAGGCGGTGGCGACGCTCGAGAAGCGCTGGAAGATCGCGATCCCGCGGATCGAGGTGTTCGAGACGCTGACGACGCCGCATTTGCTGACCGAGCGGATCGTCGCCGCGGTCGTGGCACGCCCGGCCGAGACGTCCGCCGAACCGGCGGCCCCTGCGATCCGCGGCGCCGTCCCTCCGGCACCGTCCCAGCAGCCCGTCGCCGCCCCGGCCGCGCCCGCCGTCGCGGCGCCGCCGACCGACGCCCGGGCCCAAGCCTTCATCTCGGACTTCGCCGCGCGTTACGTGGCGCGCAGCCCGGCCTCCCGCGCCCAGCGCGCGACCTATGGCCGGGTGCTCGCCGACAGCCGCGCCGTCGCGGGCTTCCGCACCGACACCAAGGCGATGCTCTATCCGATCATCGGCGTGAAGGGGGTCGGCAGCCACATCGTCGATGCCGACGGCAACGACTATGTCGACCTGACGATGGGCTTCGGCGTCCAATTGTTCGGCCACAACCCGTCCTTCACCGTCGCGGCGATGCAGCGCCAGATCGCCGAACAGGGCCTTTTCCTCGGGCCTCAGGCGCAGAAGGCCGGCGACGCCGCCGCCCGCATCTCGCGCGTCACCGGCAACGAGCGCGTGGTGTTCTGCAACAGCGGCACCGAGGCGGTGATGACGGCGCTCCGCCTCGCCCGCCACAAGACCGGCCGCACTCTCGTCGCGATGTTCGCCGGCTCCTATCACGGCCATTTCGACGGCACGCTCGCCCGCTCCGCCGCCGACGGAGCGAGCGCACCGCTCGCAAGCGGCACGCCGAACGGCATGCTCTCCGATGTCCTCGTCCTCGATTATGCCGACCCCGAGGGCTCTCGGGCGATCCTCGCCGAGGTCGCCGACCGCCTCGCCGCAGTCATCGTCGAGCCGGTGCAGAGCCGGCGGCCGAGCCTGCAGCCACGCGAATTCCTGCAATGGCTGCGGGGCTTCACCGAGGCGACCGGCGTCGCGCTCATCTTCGACGAGGTTCTGCTCGGATTCCGCGTCGCGCTCGGCGGCGCCCAGGCCTGGGCCGGCGTGCAAGCCGACATCGTGACCTACGGCAAGATCGTGGGCGGCGGCCTGCCGATCGGCGTCGTCGCCGGCAAGCGGGATTATCTCGACGGGATCGACGGTGGCACCTGGTCGTTCGACGGCGACGGCGGACCGACCGCGGAGCGGACCTTCTTCGCCGGCACCTTCAACAAGAACCCGCTGACGATGGCGCTCTCGGTCGCCGTGCTCGAGCATCTCGAAGCCGAAGGGCCGGCGCTCCAGACGCGGCTCAACGCGCGCACGGGCGAACTCTGCCGCCGCCTCAACGCCATGCTGGAGGACGAGGGAAGCGCGCTGCGGGTCGAGCATTTCGCCTCGCTGTTCCGCTTCTCCGGCGCGAGCGACCTGTTCTACAACCAGCTCATCGCGAACGGCGTCTATGTCTGGGAGGGGCGCACTTGCTTCCTCTCAACCGCCCACACCGCCGAGGATCTCGACCGGGTCGTCGATGCGGTGCGCGCGAGTGCCCGCGCGCTCGGAGCGGTCGGCCTGATCCCGGCCGCCGCGCGGCCGCCGGCGAAGATCGCGGTCCCGCCCGCTCCGGGCCAGAAGGCGCTCTGGGTCCTCTCCGCCTTCAGCGTGGAGAGCGCCGCCGCCTACAACCAGACGCTCGTGATCACGTTCGACCGCACGCCGGACGTCGCCGCGCTGAACGCGGCGCTCGGCGATCTGGTCGCCCGCCACGATTCCCTGCGGACGGCATTCTCCGAATCCGGTGAGGAGACGTTCGTCCATCGCCGTGCGGCCATCACGCTCGAAACCGCCGGCGCAGCCGATGAAGAGGCGGCGGCCCGCCGGCTCGCCGCCGACGCGGCGCGACCGTTCGACCTCACCGCCGCTCCGCTCCTGCGCGCGACGCTCGTCACCTTCCCCGACGGCCGCGCCGCGCTCGACCTCGTTCAGCCGCACATCATCACCGACGGTTGGTCGATGCAGGTCACGGCGAACGACCTCGCCCGCCTCTACACCGCGCGCGTCCGCGGCGCGATCCCGGACCTCCCGCCGGCGCCGCGTTATGCCGACTTCGCCGCGTTCGCCAACACGGCCGCGACTGACCCCGCCGCCGAGGCCCATTGGCGGGCGACCTTCGAGACCGCGCCGGCGCCGCTCGCGCTGCCGACCGACCGGCCGCGCCCGCCCTTGCAGACCTTCGCCGGCGCCCGTCTCGAAGCCCGGCTGCCGGCGGCGCTCGCGGCGCGCCTGTCGGAGCGGGCCCGGAGCCTCGGCTGCTCGCTCTTCACGCTGTGCCTCGGCGCCTACGGCCGGCTCCTCGCCGATCTCACCGGGCAGGACGATCTCGCCATCGCGATCTTCGCCGCGGGCCAACCGATGATCGGCGAGCCCGGGCTCACCGGCTATTGCATCTCCACGGTGCCGGTGCGGCTCGCCCTGCCGCAGGGCGCCGACGGCATCGCCGCCGCGCGCGCCGCGATGACCCGGGCGATGGCCTATCCGGCCTATCCCCTGTCGTCGATCGTGAAGGCCGCGCAGGTCCGCCGCGATCCGGCGCGCCCGCCGCTCGCGAGCGTCTCGTTCAACCTCGACAAGGTCGAGGCGCTCGCCCCGTTCGCCGATATCGCGACCCGGGTGCGGGCGAACGAGCACGGCAGCGTGCGCTGGGATCTCAACTGGAACCTCCTCGCGGACACCGACGGTCTGCTCATCGAGGCGACCTACAACCGCGACCTCTTCGATGCGGCGCGGGTCGAGGGCTGGATCGCCCGCTACGAGGCGATCCTGCGCGGCCTCCTCGGCGACACGGAGACCGTCGCCCCGCCGTCCTCCGTCGCCGAGCCGGTCGCGAGCCTCGCCGATCACGTCGCCCGATGGGCCGTGGAGCGCCCGGACGCCGCCGCACTCATCGATCGCGTCGGCACCCTCACCTGGCGCGACCTCGCGGCCGAGAGCGGCAACCTCGCCGCCCGCCTCGCCGCGATGGGCGTCCAAGCGGGCGATCGCGTCGCCCTCTGCCTCGAGCGCGGCGCCGGGCCGGTCGTCGGCATGATCGCCGCGAGCCACCTCGGCGCGGCCTTCGTGCCGCTCGATCCCGACCACCCGGCCACCCACCGCGCCGGGATCGTTGCCGACAGCGGCGCCAAGGCCCTGGTGATCGACGAGACCGTCTCCGGCCCGCATCCGGACGTGCCGGTCATCGTCTGGTCGCGGGGCGGCCAAGCCGCCGAGCCACCACCCCGCGCGGCCGTTCAGAAAGACGACCTCGCCTATATCCTGTTCACCTCCGGCTCGACCGGGCGGCCCAAGGGCGTGATGGTGCCTTGCGGCGCGGTCGAGACCTATGCGCGGGCGATGCTTGACCGGCTTGCCGTTCCCGCCCCGGCCGCGTTCGGCATCGTCACCTCGTTCGCCGCCGATCTCGGCTATACGTCGGTCGTCGGTGCCCTCGTCTCCGGCGGCACGCTGCATGCCATCGACGCCGCGACGGCCCGCGACCCGGACGCCCTGATCGCCTGGACGCGGCGCACCCCGATCGACGTCCTGAAGATCGTGCCGAGCCATCTCTCGGCCCTCCTCACCGCGCCCGACGCGACGGCATTGCTGCCGCGTCGGGCCCTCGTCTCGGGCGGCGACGTGCTCACCTTCGATCTCGTGGACCGCCTGCACGCGCTCAGCCCGACCCTGCGCGTCTTCAACCATTACGGCCCGACCGAGACGACGATCGGCTGCACGATGGTGGAGGTGACGGATACGGTGCCGCGCGGCGAAGCCGGTCGCGTGCCGGTCGGCTATCCCCTCGGCGACGCGGTCGTGGAGATCGTGGACGAAGCCGGCGCCGTCCTGCCGCCGGGGGAAACGGCGGAAATCCGCGTCCGCGGCAGCGGCGTCGCGCTCGGCTATGTCGGCCGCGACCCGCGGGAGCCGTCCGGCTTCCGCACGCTGGCAAGCGGCGAGCGCTGCTACCTTACCGGCGACCTCGGCAGCCGGGACGCGGGCGGCCTCGTCACCTTCCTCGGCCGCAACGACGACATGGTGAAGATCCGTGGTTACCGGGTCGATCCGAACGGGGTCGCGGTGGCGATCCGCGGCTGTCCAGGCGTCGCCGACGCTGCGGTCGTCGTCGACCGCACCGCCCCGGGCGGCGCCCGTCTCGTCGCGGCCGTCGTCGGCACGAACCTGGACACGGCGAGCCTCGGCGCGCGGCTCGTCGACCTTCTGCCCGAGGCCCATCGGCCGGCGGTCCTCGGCCTCGTCGATGCCCTGCCGCTCAACGCCAACGGCAAGGTCGACCGCCAGGCGATCCTCGCCCGCCTCGCTCCCCCGGAGACGCCGCGGGAGCCTTCAGCCACCCCGGACGCCGAGGTGATGGGCGAGCCGCTCGCCACCGTGCTGCGGCTCTGGCGCGAGGTGCTCGGCCGCGACGCAATCGGGCCGAATGAGGATTTCTTCGCCCTCGGTGGGGATTCCATCATGGCGATCCAACTCGCCGGCAAGGCCCGCGCGGCGGGTTGGCTGATCAGCCCGACCCAGATCTTCGCCCACGCGACGGCGGCGAGGCTCGCCCTCGTGGCCAAGCCGGTCGAAGCGGCGGCGAAGGCCGATCGCGGCCCGGTCGCCGGCCCGGTGCCGCCGACCCCGATCCAGCGTTGGTTCCACGGCATCGCCATGCCCGACCGCCGGCATTGGGCGTTGACGGCGATCTTCGAACTGCCCGACGCGGTCTCCGAGGGCACTCTCGCCGAAGCGCTGGCCACGGCGATCGCCCGTCACGATTCCCTGCGGACCGCCATCGCCGGCCCTGCCGGTGCAGAGTACCAGGACGTGGTCGCGACCGCGCCCTCGCTCATGCTCGAGCGGGTCGCCAGCGAAGGGATCGCCCATCTGGCGAGCGCCGAAAACGAGCTCGCCAACCGGCTGATCGGGCATCTCGATCTCGCCTCGGGCGCACTCGTCGCCGCCGGCATCGCCGCGGCCCCCGGCGTGCGCCATCTCGTCATCGCCGCCCACCATTGGGCGTTCGACATCGTCTCGTGGGGCATCCTCGCCGACGACATCGCCGCCGCGATCGCGACCCCGCCGCGGCCGGTCGCGCCGCCGCCGACCGCTTGGTCGTGGTGGTGCGCCACGATGGACGGCGAGGCCGAGCGCTTCGACGGGGAGCTCGATTATTGGCGCGGCATCGAGGCGCGCCACGTCGTTCCGATCCCCCTCGACAAGCCAACCGCGCGCGACCTCGAAGGCGCCGCGGATCTCGTCGAATCCCATCATGAGCGCACCCGCGCCGAGCCGGTCCTCGGCGGGCTCTCCCGGCGATACGGCCTCCAGACCCACGAGAGCGTTCTCGCCCTCGTCGCTCGTGCCGTCTGCCGCTGGGCCGGCGGCCCGGTGCTGCTCGACCTGGAAAGCCACGGCCGCGAGCCGCTCGATCCGACGATCGACCTGTCGCGCACCATCGGCTGGTTCACGGCGCGCTATCCCCTCGCGACGCCCGACTTGGCACTCGACGATGTGGAAGGTTGGCTGAAGGCGCTGAAGGAAGACGTCCGCGCGGTGCCGCACCATGGCCTCGGTTACGGTCTGCTGCGTTATGCCCGCGGCGCACCGCTCTCGGCACGGCCAACGGTGTCGTTCAACTTCCTGGGCGAGATCGGCCGGTTCGGGCAGAGCGGACTGAAGCTCGTGCGGCTCGGTGCGGGCCGCGAGCGCGATCCGAAGGCCGAGCGGCCGCACCGGCTCGCCTTCAATGCGTGGCAGGAGGGCGGGGCGCTCGCGATCCGCTGCGAGTTCGGAGCCGGCCACGCAGCGGATTCGATCGATGCGCTGATGGCCGGGCTGCGCAAGGAGCTCGACCTCCTGGGCGAGGCTGCCGAAGGCGGCGGCAGCGTCTATACGCCGAGCGATTTCACGGGCATTGCGATGAGCGAGGACGAACTCGCCGCCCTGGTCGCCGATCTCGATTCCTGA
- the yghU gene encoding glutathione-dependent disulfide-bond oxidoreductase, with product MTDSAEYTPPKVWTWDKANGGQFANINRPIAGPTHDKVLPVGRHPLQLYSLATPNGQKVTILLEELLAAGHTGAEYDAWLIKIGDGDQFGSGFVEVNPNSKIPALLDRSGPEPIRVFESGAILLYLADKFGAFLPKAIPARTEALNWLFWQMGSAPYLGGGLGHFYAYAPVKIEYAINRFAMETKRQLDVLDRRLAEAEYLAGDEYSIADIAVFPWYGGLVKGWLYGAGEFLSVSEYKNVLRWADAIFARPAVKRGRIVNRAFGDPAEQLHERHDASDFDTKTQDKLAAAS from the coding sequence ATGACGGATTCCGCCGAGTACACGCCGCCGAAAGTCTGGACCTGGGACAAGGCGAACGGGGGCCAGTTCGCGAACATCAACCGGCCGATCGCCGGCCCCACCCACGACAAGGTCCTTCCCGTCGGGCGCCACCCGCTCCAGCTCTATTCGCTGGCGACGCCGAACGGGCAGAAGGTGACGATCCTGCTCGAGGAACTGCTGGCGGCCGGCCATACCGGCGCCGAATACGACGCCTGGCTCATCAAGATCGGCGACGGTGACCAGTTCGGCTCGGGCTTCGTCGAGGTCAATCCGAACTCCAAGATCCCGGCGCTTCTAGACCGCTCCGGCCCCGAGCCGATCCGCGTGTTCGAATCCGGCGCGATCCTGCTCTATCTCGCCGACAAGTTCGGCGCCTTCCTGCCGAAGGCGATCCCAGCGCGCACCGAGGCGCTCAACTGGCTGTTCTGGCAGATGGGCAGCGCGCCCTATCTCGGCGGCGGGCTCGGCCACTTCTATGCCTATGCGCCGGTGAAGATCGAATATGCGATCAACCGCTTCGCGATGGAGACCAAGCGCCAGCTCGACGTGCTCGACCGCCGGCTCGCCGAGGCCGAATATCTCGCCGGCGACGAATACTCGATCGCCGACATCGCGGTGTTCCCCTGGTATGGCGGCCTCGTGAAGGGCTGGCTTTACGGTGCCGGCGAGTTCCTCTCGGTCTCCGAGTACAAGAACGTGCTGCGCTGGGCGGATGCCATCTTCGCCCGTCCCGCGGTGAAGCGCGGCCGCATCGTCAACCGCGCCTTCGGCGATCCGGCCGAACAGCTCCACGAGCGCCACGACGCGAGCGACTTCGACACCAAGACCCAGGACAAGCTCGCCGCCGCGTCCTGA